A segment of the Sphingomonas kaistensis genome:
ACATTCGCAAAACCGGGCGAGCAATCGCCGGGTGCGCGCGGGACCTTTGGCGCCGATCACGTCGTCCAGAAGGAAAATGAAGAGCGGCCGCCGGTCGACGCCCGCCCGATTGAAGTCGTTGCACCGCAGCGGGAAGACGACAGGGGCCATCCCTATCTCGCCAGCCGCCTCGCCTCACGCACCGGACAGCTGGCCGGCGCACGCAGGATCTCGATGCTGAGTTCGGGGCTGGCGACGCTTGGCCTCGGGTTCCTCAGGAAGCGCGGGTCGGAAAAGGCCGGTGCGCTGCTGCTGGTGACCGCTGCCGGACTTGCGCTGCTGAACCGCCGCTAGCGCCCCGCGGCGATGTCGCGCAGGACGGGGCCGAGCGAGGAGGGATGGACCAGCTTGGCGGCTTCCTCGGGCGCGAACCAGCCGCGCTGCCGTTCGTCGGCTTCGGGATAATCCTCGGCCACGCTTTCGACACGCAGCGGAAACACCGCCATCTGCCACTCGATCTCGCCCGCCAGCCGGTAGCGCTTGCGCTTGGGGACCACCGTCAGGACGGTGTTGGCGACGGTGCCGCTGACCCCGGCCT
Coding sequences within it:
- a CDS encoding NUDIX hydrolase, whose translation is MGIHTPFCRFLYTLEVPRLGGKPAQAGALCWRRHEGRLEVLLVKAKSSGRWVLPAGWALRGRPLAATAEREAWEEAGVSGTVANTVLTVVPKRKRYRLAGEIEWQMAVFPLRVESVAEDYPEADERQRGWFAPEEAAKLVHPSSLGPVLRDIAAGR